The following is a genomic window from Pyricularia oryzae 70-15 chromosome 5, whole genome shotgun sequence.
AACGCCTTGGGCAGGGCGTCTTTGAAGTTTTGAACGTCGTCCCGCAGCCGCTGGGCGTCATCTTCGCGCCGCCTGTTGGCCGACTTGAGTTCTGCCATGGTGTTCTCGAGCTCCAGGATCGCGGTATCGAGCCGTTCTGTCCGTTGCTGCTCGGCCGCCTTGAGGGCTTCTGTATCCTTGGCAAGCTGCTCGACCAGGGCGAACTGCCTGTCGAACTGCTCCTCGATCAACTGCTTGTCCGTTTCGAGTCTTTCGGGGGTGGGTGGTGCGACAAGGGGGTAGATGTAGCGCTAGTGCTTCCCGTTAGTTATATTTTTCTTCATCGTCGCAAATAGAATTGCACCCTGCGCGCAAAAAGAAGATGTACCTTGGTCAATTCCAAAACACCATAACCAACACCTCCAACGACGGTCGCCATGATGAACCAATCCCTCCAGTCCCTCTTAGGAACTTCTGGCGGTGGCCTTTGCCATCCGTAAGGCGGGTATTGTGGCTGGTAGTATCCGGGGGCGGGAACCATGCCCGCTTGGGGTTGGACCGGTGGTGCCGAGTAAGCGGCCGGTGGTGCGGCGGCAATCGGGGCTGAATGCGCGCCGCTGCGAGCCAGGGCGGCATCTACCTCCTCGGGGGTGAggttctttgcttgcaaaaatGCGACCTTGCTGTCGATGGAGGAAGCGCTGACACTAGGGTCTTGGAGAACTGTTGACGCGAGAGATTGTAAGCTTCACCGATGATCGTTGTTGGCCGACGACAGACATCATTGTCGAAACCTGAAGACATGAAGATGCAGAGTCATGATGACTTACATTGTGCCTAGACAACGGAAAATATTAGTAAACGGTTGGTACTGTAAGGAAACGCCATTCATATGGGCATCGTCAAGAGACCAAAAAGCGATCGCGATTTGGAGGAATGGCACGCAATACTCACAGCCGAAGCCACAATCTCCTCTCTGATAGCCATGACCGCGGCAGATTAATCTGAATTAGTTCTCTATCACTGCATTCTTTGCTGCTGATATGAGAAACAAGATCTTGTTGGATATCGTATCCCAAATTCGAGTTTTTTGTTGGAGGTCAAGTTGATACAAGATGAAATGCTTCAGGGACTCGTCAGTCCAATTAAGCATGCGCGCGCCACGTCAAATCGGCACTCGAATGGGGAAACCGGGCGGGCCGAGGTCGCCCCAAAGAATTGGAGGCAGGAGGAGCCGTCGCATTCAGTCGACAACCGACTGATAATAGCACGTGATGGTTGACTGTACAAGCATTAATGGTCTAGGCTAGGTCAATTACGCACGGACTTCATATCAACCAACACCACGCGTAGCGGGGCCAGATCGAGAAAGAAGGCGCGTTTTCGGGTTCAGCCAATCACAGACTTTTCGCATTGCATTGTTTACTTTTGGTCCTGGCAACGAACGCCCCAGAACAGTCACAATTAGTTTACTTGCTTTTAGAATTAGTGCCTCTACAACAACACAATCACACCACGCGACCCAGCCATCAATTTATCAGACTAAACCTTGCAAACGTTTGCATCTTTACGTCAACAATTTTCTATTTGCAGAAAGACGCCCTCCTTGGATAACTAAACCGCCAGATCAATTATATCGTTGCATGCTACCAAGCAACAAGAAGGCCTTTGCTGCCCAATCGAATATCCACCCAACGGTCAGGCTGCCCGCCCAAATACTCTCTGGATAGCGGCGCATCATGTCGCAAGATCAGGGGCTTTGGAGTGTCCGCAGAGCTAGGGAGGTACGACATTGATGGCCCATATAAAGCCAATCTATTCTACCCGATGCTTCTTCACCTCCAACCTACATACTGACATACTGACCTCTCTCCCCTGAACAGACTCTGGGAAACCTTAACCTCAACTCTGCCATCCCACAACCACCATCAGCCATGAAGCGCTCGAGCTCAATAACCGGGCAGGGTGCGCCGTACACCGCCGGCCACTCACGCTCGCTCTCGGGCTCACGGCAGTCCCTCGCCATGTCGCGCCCTAGCCAGCCCGTCTTCCAACGCACGTCGACCGGCGCCAGCGCCGGCGAGTTCGGCCTGTCGTCCGTCAAACGGCCTTCGTCCTACCAGAATCATACCAGTACCTTCAGCAACAGCAAGGGCTTGACACCGGGCGGCCGCGCCTCGGTAGACAACAGAGATAGGAGGAGCAGTGTCTACCAACCCCGTGCCGGCGGTGCTGCCCCGTCAGGTGGCCATCAGAGCTTTTTCCAACAGGCGCCGCAGCCAGCTGGCGTACCAAAAGACCCGAGGCCGCTCAAGGACCGATCATACCAGAACCGCATCGGTCAAGAGCTGCTCGACTACTTGACGCAGCACAACTTTGAGTTGGACATGAACCACAACCTCTCGCAGAATGTGATAAAGTCGCCGACGCAAAAGGACTTTAACTATATATTCCAGTGGCTCTATAACCGTATCGACCCTAGCTACAAGTTTATGAAGAATATCGACCAGGaggtgccgccgctgctcaaGCAGCTGAGGTACCCGTACGAAAAGGGCATCACCAAGAGTCAGATCGCGGCCGTGGGCGGTCAGAACTGGAGCACTTTCCTGGGCATGCTGCACTGGATGATGCAGTTGGCCCAAATGATCGAGGGTTTTGCTCTCAACCGCTACGCCGACGCCTGCCTCGAGGCCGGCGTTGACACCGTGGGGGATCACATTACATTCGACTTCCTTTCGGCTGCCTATGCTGAGTGGCTGGGTATGGACGACAGCGTTTCAGAGGAGGAGGCCGACAGGCTACTGAAGCCCCATATCGAAGAGATGGAGGCAGCTTTTGAGCAGGCCAACGCCAAGCACTTTGAGGAACTCCGGATGCTTGAAGCCGAAAACGCGAGGCTCTTGAAGGAGGTGGACGACCTACAAAAGTCTACACCTGACCCAGCCATCCTCGACCAGCACTTCAAGATCATGGAGGAGGACAAGGTCAAATTTGAGGAGTACAACCAGCTGGCGATTCAGAGGTCAGAAAAGTACGAGAACCGGATCCAGGTGCTGCAAGAGGAACTGGAAAAGGTCATGGtcgagctggccgaggcggaggaggagcggCGCAGCCTGCAAAAGGCGGTAGACGACCAGGGGATCAGCATGCAGGATATCGACCGCATGGCATCCGAACGGGAGCGTCTGCAAAAGACAATCGAGTCCGCCGGGCAGCGGCTCGAGGACGTCAAGAGGAAGGTTTCGGAGAAGGAGCTCGAGGCGAGCCAGAAGCTCGAAGAGCTTGAGAGGATGGTTGATCGCTACAACACTGTAGCGTACCAGATCGGCCTCATCCCTGCGACGGCTGTCAACGCCAAGGGTCAAGACCTGGAGTTGCACGTCACGGTAAACTCAGGCCCGAGCTTCTCGGGCTCGTCGGCATCGGCATCGCAGCTCAAGGGCTCGTACACGGGCGGCAGCATGGAGAACGAACGGCTGCTGGTGGACCCGGTCACGGGCTATCAGCCGGCGCACGTGCTGAGCCTCGACCTCCGGGGTCAAGTCAGGAGCATGTTGACGTCGCTGCGTAAGGAGATATCGGAGCGTCGTGGGCAAGCCATGGACACCATGATGAAGGACCACGACCTGCTAGACAGCATCAAGGAAGCCATGGAGGACAAGCGCAACGAGGTCGAGGCGCTCGAACACCGTGTACGTGCGGCTGAGGAGGAGTTTGAAAAGACAAAGGAAGTGACCACGGCGCAGCGTATGGCGTCAGATGCGCAAGTCGAGAAGATGGAAaaggagctggccaagatgcGCGCGAGCCTTTCAGAATCTGTGCAGCTGTTGGAGCAGCGGGAGATGACGACCAATATTGAGTGagtttgtcttttttgttccttgAACTACTTTTGGCAATGAGATCTGACAGTCCCTCCCTACAGATACGAGCAGTTGACGCTCAAGGCCAACTCGCTGCGCGAGGAGCTCCACACCGAGATCATGCGCATGCTCAACGACGTGATTAAGTTCAAGATGCACGTACAAAAGAGCCTCGAGGAGTACGAAGCCTTTGTGGCCGATGAGCTGGAGCATGAACTAGGGAGCGAGGACATTATGAGGGATGATGATGGCAACGATGTTGATGGTGATTCATGATACCCGGAGAATGGATGACCGAAAAAGGCaagccctttttttggtttgtttattctctttctttctctcttcgTAACGACCAGCGTTGTTTTCCCGGAATTTTGCTTAATATACACAACTGGCGTTCTAGGGAAGGGGCACTCATGATGATACcggttttttgttgtttggttTTTGAGGCTTGACTGGGAGGGGAATTGAAGGGATCAGAGCTTGTTGGTATATTTTacactgttttcttttttcttctttttttacgaCAAGGTACATAATGAGAAGCCTAATGTGTTGCGCACCCCGTGGTCTGTATCTATGGCCTGCCTGTATCAGTGTAAGCAGGAACAGGGCGTCAACATGGCTGCACACTAATTGTCCAAGTTGCAGTTGAAAGGGGCAAGTGGGTGGGTGTTTGGCGGGGTAACGTCCAAAGAAGTGCAATGTATCAATAGTAAGTGAACAACCATGGGGAGCAACCGCAAGTCAAAGTAGCATCAGGACAATCATAGCCGGCATCGCTTCCATTTCGCAAGCTTCAGTCCAATCAAGTCCAGATTTACCAGCACCGGGTGTGCGGAGGCCGGTGTTTACCGCGGTAGTTAGTAGCGTTGCAACTTCAGAGGTCGATCTAAGAGACGgatagagagagagagggagggAGAGCAGCTACAGAAAATATGCCCTTTGGCTTGCCTTGGCTGGTTGCACAACCAAGACAAGGGAGTCGCAATAAACATTTGAACGAAAACCACCCGGGAAAGCCTCACTCTCGTATATGTACGAaccaaaaaacaaacaacaacaaaaaaaaaaaaaacacccctCCGATGGTGAGCCGCACAGCATCTAGCTTGCACTGCATGACTGGCCCTGCCAAACTACGTGGTAACTAGGTAGGTGTATATGTAGTGTGGGTTGCCTACCTGCATGTGACACGTTGGCAACAGTGCAGGCAAAGCGGCTAGCCTAGGTGGTTCAACCTATAAATCCATTTCGAATACTATAATACAATTGGACCACGGGATTCTGGACTGAATAATCAATCGAATCTTATCCTGTCAGAAAATTGCCAAGTCTTTTTTCGCAAATCCCGAACCAGAAAATAACCGATAAAAGAAGACGACTAATaaaggcaagggcaaggcaaggcaggcTGCAGAGACTGCGCCATGGTGGCCTCCGGGGGAGGCCCCACCGCCATTAAGCTCTACCTGTACGCAGTGCGGACAAGGGCAGCCCGCTAAAGAATACGCAACATTGGTCCCACAAGGTGACGGCATGCAGGTGGCCGTAGGTAGTCATACTTGACCATCTAGCACCAGAGCCACTCAAAATTCAGTTCAAGTCTTAGGGgggcttttgttttttcgGCTTGCCTGCCTCCCTTGGCGCGGCAACGGTTTGGATGGAGTTTGGACTAAGAACAATTTCTCCTGGTTCGACTCATCAAACTAAGTTTAAACAAACCAGACATGAACATAACCAAAACGCGTCAGCCTTACCAGCAAGCCAGTTTCGCCTCTTTATTCTACTAGTTCGAGTCTAGTCGGTTTAACAAACAATTCTAGACTTGATGTAGTTCGCCGGGCTCTTCCCCCCCCGCTCGGTCCTATAGCAAAGAGTCAtcggagggggggggggggggtgttcACTGACGTGGAATGATGCGGTGGCAATCTAATCTACTTACAGACCTGATACATTGGGTACCTTGAACTTGGGTACTCACTCACGATCATCAACGCACATTGGAGAGGGGGAGCAAGGGAGTGTCGCTCACAGAAAGCTGAACACTACGCTGCAAAGTCCATCCCACTGCATTCGCAATTCAAGTCGCAGTGCCCCACACCCCAATAGACAAGACCAGACTTGCATCCTCCAAGCCTGCTCTCGGTAAGGGTGTCATTCATTCTTTGATTCAATCACTGGAGCCGCCGTCTCTACTACCATATGTGACAAGCCACACGGGCTTCCCCGTCCAAAACCCCCCCTTGCCTTTAGCAGTTAGCAAATAACGAGCGTTAGGGATTCCGAAGTTATGCATCCCGCCTTTTTACTCATTCGCCTTTGTTGGGGGTTGATGGCGGGGGAGTTTGAGTTCCTTGCATgggctaggtaaggtaggagGTAATCGGGCGGCCTCAATGGATCATGGTATCGAGATGTTCCATGGTGCTTGTGCACGACTGCAGTTACCAAGGCAAAACGATCTGCAAGGTCAGATCTAGTCGGTTCGAATGCAACCATCTACACATAGCTAGGCAGGCCACCCAGCCTGTTATATATTTCTTGCCCCTTCCTGTTCCAGCCTTGCCATCTACTTTTGTTCTCTCTTCACATCAGCTTGGATCTGGTTCACCAGGCCAAGACTAGCTCGGCTCAGCCCATCTGCATCATCGCAGTCATCGAGGGGAAGACTACCAACGTGACAGAAAGCTGTCTTGGTATAAAACAAGAACAAACCCTCGCAGCATCCCCATTTTGTTTTCATCTCCTCTCTCCATCAAAGATCACTCTCTCCAAATCACCAGGAATTGGATCCGAGACTCCAATACACCATGGGGGCATACTTCGCCTTGAACGCCCTTGGCGGGGCCTCAGGGCCAGAGACATCACCACCGCCGGCAACTGGAGCAGAAACCCCAGCATCCGCAAATGCCGGCTTTCAACCCAACGCCCTCGACATGCTAATCCCAGGGTTCTCTTTCTTCACGGCCGCCGTCCAGCGCTACCTGCACGTGGACCTGAATGTTTATATCCCGCTGTTTGTTACTTTGGCTGCCATAGTACTGGGCTGGCAATACCTGAGTGATTGGTTCTGGTCCAAGATGGACTCTTACCTCATGTCCAAATGCTCCCTGCGCACCGACGACGAGGCATATAACTACGTCATGGCCTGGGTTGCCAAGCAGCAGTTCTCTCAAAAGTCACGCCGCTTCATCGTCAACACCAACACAAACTCGAGGAACTACTTCATCTGGAACTGGAACGATGACCAGaaggaggatgaggacgacTCCGATCCTGACATGACCCGCAAGCCCCTGGCCTACACTCCAGACTACGGCTCCCACTACTTCTTTTACAAGCGCACCCTGCTCTGCTTCCTTCGGTCCCAGGGTCGCGAGAATCCTTACTCCCTTCCCAGCGAGAAGGAGGAGATCTACATCAGCTGCttcggtcgcaacccggccATCCTCAAGGATCTTCTCAACGAGGCCCGCGACGTCTACCTCAAGCGCGACGAGAAAAAGACGGCCATCTACCGCGGCACCGTGGCCAAAGGCGCCTCGGCCGAACCCACCTGGAGCCGATGCATGGCCCGCACCTCACGCCCCTTTTCGACCGTTATCCTTAACGAAAAGGTCAAGCAGGACCTCATCGACGACGTCACCGACTACCTGGACCCCGCCACCCGCCGCTGGTACTCGAACCGCGGCATCCCCTACCGCAGGGGTTACCTCCTCCACGGCCCTCCCGGTACCGGCAAGTCTAGTCTGAGCTTGGCCCTGGCCGGCTTTTTCAAGATGCGCATCTACATTGTGAGCCTGAGCTCCGTCAACGCCAACGAGGAGACCCTCGCCACTCTCTTCGCCGAGCTTCCCCGTCGCTGCGTCGTGCTCCTCGAGGATATCGACTCGGCCGGTCTCAGCCACACCCGCGAGGGACCGAGTTCTGCAGCCGTTGCTCCCGCTCCCGCCGCAGCCGAAGAGATGGTCCCCGGGCAGTTGACTCCCGGCCTGCCCAACGCCGCGACCAACAGCCGCATCTCCCTCTCGGGCCTTCTCAACATCCTAGACGGCGTCGCGTCCCAGGAGGGTAGGGTGCTGATTATGACGACCAACCACATCGAGAAACTCGACAAGGCGCTGATCCGCCCAGGGCGCGTCGACATGATTGTGCACTTTGGCCGCGCGGACCGCGCCATGATCGCCTCCATCTTCAAGGCCATCTACGCCCCGCTcgagggcgacgagggccccgagaccaagaagacgtcgtcggccgccaccgccgccaccatcggcaaggacgacaacgacgaggaggccaaggcggcTGCGGACAAGGAGAAACAGGAGGCGGCCAGGCGGGCCGAGGAGACGCTCGCGCGCATCGACAACCTGGCGGCGCGGTTTGCGGACCGCATCCCTGCGCACGAGTTCAGCCCCGCCGAGCTGCAAGGTTACCTGATGAAGCACAAGCGagacgccgaggcggccgTGGCCGGGGCGGATGATTGGGTGGTTGCGGCGCGTAAGGAAAAGGCGGAGAaggaggtggaggatgcCAAGGAGAGGCGGcgcaaggag
Proteins encoded in this region:
- a CDS encoding kinetochore protein ndc-80 produces the protein MSQDQGLWSVRRARETLGNLNLNSAIPQPPSAMKRSSSITGQGAPYTAGHSRSLSGSRQSLAMSRPSQPVFQRTSTGASAGEFGLSSVKRPSSYQNHTSTFSNSKGLTPGGRASVDNRDRRSSVYQPRAGGAAPSGGHQSFFQQAPQPAGVPKDPRPLKDRSYQNRIGQELLDYLTQHNFELDMNHNLSQNVIKSPTQKDFNYIFQWLYNRIDPSYKFMKNIDQEVPPLLKQLRYPYEKGITKSQIAAVGGQNWSTFLGMLHWMMQLAQMIEGFALNRYADACLEAGVDTVGDHITFDFLSAAYAEWLGMDDSVSEEEADRLLKPHIEEMEAAFEQANAKHFEELRMLEAENARLLKEVDDLQKSTPDPAILDQHFKIMEEDKVKFEEYNQLAIQRSEKYENRIQVLQEELEKVMVELAEAEEERRSLQKAVDDQGISMQDIDRMASERERLQKTIESAGQRLEDVKRKVSEKELEASQKLEELERMVDRYNTVAYQIGLIPATAVNAKGQDLELHVTVNSGPSFSGSSASASQLKGSYTGGSMENERLLVDPVTGYQPAHVLSLDLRGQVRSMLTSLRKEISERRGQAMDTMMKDHDLLDSIKEAMEDKRNEVEALEHRVRAAEEEFEKTKEVTTAQRMASDAQVEKMEKELAKMRASLSESVQLLEQREMTTNIEYEQLTLKANSLREELHTEIMRMLNDVIKFKMHVQKSLEEYEAFVADELEHELGSEDIMRDDDGNDVDGDS